Within the Streptomyces sp. NBC_00554 genome, the region CGGCCGGAGCTGCAATCTTTCGCACCGGCGGCAGATCTTTCTCCCCGGCCGGGGAGAGATCTTTCAGCCCGTCCGGCGTTTGAGGACGAGCGCGTCAGCGCGATGCGGGGGTCTGGGGGCGGAGCCCCCAGGAACGGGACGGGAAGGGGCGGAGGGGGCGAAGAAACTACGGCGTCGTCAGCCGCACCGGCAGACCGAACAGGTCGTTCTGTGTGACCACCGGCTTGTTGCGGAGTTCGGAGGGTGGGACTGCCAGGTCGAGGGTGGGGAAGCGTTCGTACAGGGCCGGGAGGGCTACTGCCGCCTCGAGGCGGGAGAGTGCTGCGCCGGGGCAGACGTGTGGGCCGTGGCCGAAGGAGATGTGGCGGTTCGAGGAGGTGCGGGTGATGTCGAAGGCGCCTGCGGTCGGGCCGTGGGCCTGCTCGTCGCGGCCGATCGCTCCGTAGGAGACGATCAGCGCGTCTCCCGCGGGGAGCACCTTGTCGCCGACGGGAACGTCCTCCGTCGCGAAGCGGATCAGGACGTGCGAGGTGGGTGTGGAGTAGCGAAGGGTCTCCTCGACCACCGCGGACCAGTCGGCCTCGCCGGAGAGGACCAGGGCGCGCTGGTCGGGGTGGAGCGACAGGTTGACGACGGCGTTGACGATGAGGGAGATCGTCGTCTCGTGGCCCGCCGCGACCATCAGCTGGAGGGTGGAGACGATCTCCTCGTCGGTGAGGTGGTCGCCGTCCTCGGAGGCGAGGAGGAGTGCCGACGTGAGGTCGTCACCCGGTTCGGCGCGCTTGGCCGCGACCGTCTCGGCCATGATGCCCGCGAGTTCCGTGAGCGTGGCGATTACCTCGGCCGGCGGCGTCTGCGTGGAGAAGAACTTCTCGAAGAGCTCCTTGAGACGGGGAAGCTTCGCCTCGTCGATGCCCATGAGGTCGGCGATGACGAACATGGGGAGCGGGTAGGCGAAGTCGGCCTTGAGGTCGACGACATCGGCGTCCGTCGGCAGGCCGTCGAGCAGCCCCTCGGTCAGCTTGGCGATCCGCTCCCGCATCTGCTCCACCCGCCGCGGAGTCAGCGCCTGCGCCACCAGCGTCCGCATCCGGCGATGGTCCGCACCGTCCACCGTGAGCATCGAACGGCCGGGGTTCGCGAGCCCGATCAGCGGCCAGTCCGGGGCTATCTCGCCGCGCTGCCAGGCACCCCAGACGTTGATGTCCTTCACAAGGCGGGGGTCGGTCAGCAGCTTCTTCGCCTCGGCGTGATGGGTGACCGCCC harbors:
- a CDS encoding cytochrome P450, which codes for MTTRIALDPFVTDLEGESARLREAGPLAAVELPGEVPVWAVTHHAEAKKLLTDPRLVKDINVWGAWQRGEIAPDWPLIGLANPGRSMLTVDGADHRRMRTLVAQALTPRRVEQMRERIAKLTEGLLDGLPTDADVVDLKADFAYPLPMFVIADLMGIDEAKLPRLKELFEKFFSTQTPPAEVIATLTELAGIMAETVAAKRAEPGDDLTSALLLASEDGDHLTDEEIVSTLQLMVAAGHETTISLIVNAVVNLSLHPDQRALVLSGEADWSAVVEETLRYSTPTSHVLIRFATEDVPVGDKVLPAGDALIVSYGAIGRDEQAHGPTAGAFDITRTSSNRHISFGHGPHVCPGAALSRLEAAVALPALYERFPTLDLAVPPSELRNKPVVTQNDLFGLPVRLTTP